From the genome of Candidatus Electrothrix communis, one region includes:
- a CDS encoding GNAT family N-acetyltransferase produces MNFKELSIKKATSEHLTDIFNLARSLSLQRMPSDQSERLGFLVSEFTKEDYLSYIEKADHFYVLYQGYGLCGFLYAYSSDLIASDEWMNQLIKSTHPAPFVLIKQICIQPDLMGKRLATHLYQHLFQQTTDCPLFTVIVTEPHNQRSVEFHRGHGFKEVFRRTPPDGLPREVWKREPQ; encoded by the coding sequence ATGAATTTTAAAGAATTAAGTATCAAAAAGGCAACATCCGAACATCTCACGGACATCTTCAACCTTGCTCGATCACTGAGCCTTCAACGAATGCCCTCTGATCAGTCTGAACGACTTGGGTTTCTGGTGTCAGAATTTACAAAAGAAGATTACTTATCCTATATTGAGAAAGCGGATCATTTTTATGTGTTGTACCAGGGGTATGGTCTCTGCGGTTTTTTATACGCCTATTCCAGTGACCTGATTGCCAGCGACGAATGGATGAATCAGCTTATCAAGTCTACGCATCCCGCCCCCTTTGTTTTAATAAAGCAGATATGTATTCAACCTGACTTAATGGGAAAAAGGTTGGCGACGCATCTTTATCAGCATCTTTTTCAACAAACGACTGACTGTCCGTTGTTCACGGTGATTGTTACTGAGCCGCATAATCAGCGTTCTGTGGAATTTCACAGGGGGCATGGTTTTAAGGAAGTGTTCCGGCGTACTCCGCCGGATGGGCTTCCTCGGGAGGTTTGGAAAAGAGAGCCTCAATAG